The sequence tgccagtagcagagctgacattcgaaccgacgagtttgaggtgtcagctctggtgtgtttgcgtgttttaccgctgcaccacctgagcctGGGAATTTATTACACTTGGCTTACAACTGGGCTGGGCATACAACAAGCCAATcgaccttataactgatgcaattacgacctctgctggctgattgatgaggaataatgcgttaatCAGGCTGTGTCTccccgtacacaaggctgatccgcatatgaactcgcctcgtgcaggtgaaaagatgcagtcggctactgcacacgtctcGGAGGaagcgtgtgtcagtctcgctctcctcaatcagcagtggggatcagcatcagtacagaggaagtgtaatgctatcggggtaattggatacgactcggaaaaatgcatttgattggggtgcacaaacttttgttAATGATACGCCTGTAGAATACACTGTTAACAGGGTTATCACACACCTATTCTCTCATTCATTTAAAccaaggggcaatttagagtagtcagtccACATCTGGAACACTTCAGGGAGCCAGAATTGAGCTCGGACAGCAGggttgtgcagcacccacacagcTGCCGTGCACTTGATACAGACCTGAAATCAGAATGATCGATCAGCTGTGAACCTACTTCTGATCTCTGGTCAGTAGTTGTGCCGTCATCTTCATTTGCTTCCTCTCTGGATCCTCCACCAGCGTCGCCGCCCAGACGCTCAGCTCTCCGAACAGATCCACCAACCAGGTGAGACGAGCAATGCCGCTGAACGAGGGGAAGCCGAAATCGCTCTTCAGCGCCCCTCCTGGACAAACACAGCCAAAGACAAAGTTAACTTCTCAGTATTTagactatatgaccaaaaagtttgtggacctgaccatgagcttgctggacatcgtattccaaaaccataggtgTTAATCTGGAGCTCATGCCACCAATCATGactgtaacagcctccactctttaaAAGTCTGAAGAATAAatgtctgagggaatttgtgcccatttaatcaaaCGAGCAGTTATGAGTTTGAGCACTGATGCTGGACGAGAAGACCTGACTCACaatcgacattccaattcaGCCCAGGGCTCCTCCACACTAAACTCAAACTATGGACCTTGCTAGAACAGGAAggatgggtgtggctaaaacacctggaCTCAatgattagaaggggtgtccacatacttatggtcATTTAATGTACTTCTTAGATACAACATATAGAAGACATATATAATCGGCCCCACCTGTAAAATGCAGGCTTCCCTCTTCCAGCTGCTTTCCAGCTATGTCCTTCTTCAGCTGCTTGAAGTGAGGGGTGAGGAGCTCGATATGTTCCTCATGAAGAACCAGACCTGTTCATCACACATTTGAGATCTTTAATCATGGGTTTTCCACCTGACGTTTATGGACAGTTGTTGGCACCAATGGAAATCAAACTAgccatatttatatggacactcagaagtcaccagctgtagtcactTACCAATTAGGAGGCCGTGCCAGATAGTTCAATTACACCAGCAAATaaactatttacatttatacatgTATTCATATTTTTGACCCAATAGGGATGGCATTTATTATTGGACAAAGTGTGGTGTGTTCCGCACTGGAAATTCTGAAGACAAGCAAAAGAGGAACCAAATCTTACCCAACCTTCGTTAAGTTTCATGGGAATCGAACACAAACAGGATAtgaagagcatttgtgaaagCTGAGGTCTGAACACAAGGGTTTGGATTGTTGCTTTATCACATCAAACTCAAATAAGCCAAGATACAGAGGATtcggaaagtattcagaccccgtGACCCCTTTTTTGCATGGTTTGTGTCGTAGATTTGAGTTTAGAGCTATTTGGAGCTCTTTCTGATTGACTGTTGGTTATGTCTTGGGTATTACCTACCTGACCTTCTTGCCCGGATGCTCAATTTGGCCAGAAAGCAAATTCTAGGAGGCTTCAAGGTTGTACCAATGGTCTTGCATTTCAAAATTACAGAATTAAAGTCCACTGTGGTCGGTTTCAATGTAAACACTGATCCTTGGACCTCATGGTTTGGGCACTGCAGTGGCCCTTTAGACCCGGATGGACGGCTTTCCATACTACATCCAAGCCATTCAAACAGCACAGCTGGATTTCAATGGAGTTCTGATGACTTGCCATtaaaatatttcagttttttgatTCCTAATCCATACAACTCATAAACCATAAAACATCTCACCTTTCTGCTGTGCCAGGTCCCAAAGATCAGCAGCAGCCTGGTAGCTGAGGGACATGGGATACTCCACACATACGTGCTTCCCCGCCTCCAGGAACCTCCTGAGATATAATAAACCCCTCACAAGTCAAAACAATCGTCTGTAATGGGTGACAAACTTCATAACGTATACActgtataaccaaaagtatgtggacacctgacaatgagcttgttgggcgtcCCATTCCGAGAGGTTACAAAGGTTTTTGGTGATTGTTATCACGTGCTCTGGCTTCCATGAGCCTTGGATGCTGTTAGGTGAAATACCAAGGTGTCTATAAAGTTTTGGTAACTTGTCCTTCTCCTCTGACCTCTGTGATACAACAGTGGTGCTCATGTCAGTAATAGTTAACCACACAACCTGTCTCGGTTCTGTTCCCCCTAACCATTAACTTGGTTCTGGTTATGCTTGTAAATAATTCTTTGGTCTTTGCTACCGTTAAAATTCCACTAAGTTTGGACATAGGTTCACATTCCTACATACACCCTCCTGCATACAATAAACTGGAAGCTTACtaactgtctgtgtgtgagtttcTTCATGTGCACACTCAGCTTTTGCAGGGCTCTTTCTTTCAGACTCATAATCACAATGGACAAtggcaattttttattttaattatctctGCTACCGTGGCATTATGTTAAagcattttgttattattttaaatagagttcacttttagtcttagtaacgccgtgtgcgcaggcatatcagcatatttttccgccctaggttcgaatccggcttagggtgAAACttaagtaacacaagcagggccgacGCTATGGGgtgctggggtgggcattgcctCTCCGATTTTTTCACTGCCCCCCGCCCCAAGCAAAGCGGTCCAGAACCCGGGCTGCATAGTTTGTTCCTTCTCAAACCGCTGTCTGTGGGTACACAGTACGGCTACCCGTGACACCACTTGCCATTTCGGAAATACAGTAGAACCTCGATTTAgcggacctccatttaacggatttcaAAATTTCTGAGAGAAGTGTACCAAGACCAGTGGTTCAGTAAATGTCTGTCTTTGTTTATATGAGTGTTGGGCTTTAGCTTACTGTTCTCGCTTCATTATTGCAAGTTCTGGTGTTTAGTTCTGCACCAGCGCGGCTCCAGTGGCCACCAGCAGagcttcagaatcagaataatcTCAACTATAAtaggtaaatgaaatttctagtagtacagtacaccaatttatTTACGTTGTTCAGTTTACTGttgatcatatgtgcatgtttagcacttttgtgaaCCTCAGTGCttgtgttttgtatattttcgcACCCCCTGGGAAGAAAACCCAGCTGTTTTGGATAATCGCATTTTATGGACCAGTGCTCCCCTccttttagtccgttaaatcgatGTTCCACTGTACTTCAAGCCAGTCGTCAAGTGTAACCAAACAAATTAGGCTGAGCGCCACAGCAAATGTCCGAATACTTGTCTGAACCTGTTCTATGTTAATCTTTGATCGATATTTTTAGATGATTTATTATTACCTGACATCTTCTTCATGGTTGCTGTTTTCTGTGCACACAAAGACGGCCTGAATGTCGCTACGGCTCAGCACCTCCTCTAAAGAAATCTGCTGGACTTGCTGCTCCTGTAGAGTCCTCCTGCAAACCGATGAAAATAACACAGACCAGTATTCAACCCTGTCCCACCAGTGGTTTACCAGTTAGACTTTGGATATTCCAAGACAACATAGAGCTTAAAAGTCTTAAAAAGGAAGGTGAAGCCAGATGTGAATTCACTGCTTGCACCAAGTGTGAGAAACGAAAGGCCAGATGTGAATGAATACATATTGGCATTGTCCTTCAGACATGTAAGTCTATCTGTAAAAATTCTTCCAGCATGATACAATCTGAGGTACATATAGATGggaagtgctgctgtgtctcaaatACCCTAATATGTACTAAATAGCAGTATATCAGTATGTGGTTTGAGGCGCAGCCCTCCAGCTTGTCGACTGAAACAGCGCCTTTCCTTCGTGAGTCTGATAGCGTGAGTTTCAAAATGACAATCACAAGCAAAGCAATGAAACACACACCAGGTTTTAGACACAAATGCCAACATGTCAGTAAGAATTTCCACCTGCCCTTTTCTGAGACACTTACCTGGACACGAAGCCCTTCAGAGAGAAGATTTCTGCAGCGCTGGCGGGCAGAGGGGCGAGCAGGTCCCGGATCCTCACCCGTCCTGCTATGCCAACACCCACCACAACACACCCAAACATGTCACctattaaacacaaacattttaaagaacCCGAGTGATGGTTTTGGTTATCATGTTTAACCCTATGCTACTCTCATTCCCCAAACACTGGTCCTACCTGTTATTCCTGCCTGTACACCTATATTCTTACAAGTTTGCATTATTGTGTCCATTCCCTATAAGCAATCAAGCAAACTGACCACTGTGCTTATACTGAActgcagatgacacacacagTGACCCTCCCCCAGAAAATGATGACTTGAAGGTCTGACCCGTCTTATCCACAACGTTCAAAAGTCCTAGAACACCATGTGGACATCACTGATAAGATATAAACCAGTAA is a genomic window of Trichomycterus rosablanca isolate fTriRos1 chromosome 4, fTriRos1.hap1, whole genome shotgun sequence containing:
- the blvra gene encoding biliverdin reductase A codes for the protein MFGCVVVGVGIAGRVRIRDLLAPLPASAAEIFSLKGFVSRRTLQEQQVQQISLEEVLSRSDIQAVFVCTENSNHEEDVRRFLEAGKHVCVEYPMSLSYQAAADLWDLAQQKGLVLHEEHIELLTPHFKQLKKDIAGKQLEEGSLHFTGGALKSDFGFPSFSGIARLTWLVDLFGELSVWAATLVEDPERKQMKMTAQLLTRDQKPLTWTEERAEGLGRTKRIHLRFTTCTVTELPVGVREPVGLFMQDMVHFGRKGQGAVPVEELQAEKRRILHCLKLADCIRQLCQGSAA